TCCGGTTTCAGAAACCTTTATACAAGAGGCAGATGCAGCTCTTCAAAAGGAATTAGTCGAAGAAAATCTAGTTCTTATCTTGGATGGGGATACCATTAATCTTGATGAGAGTATTCTAGATAATATTCTTCTTAATATTCCTTTGAGAGTATTAACACCTGAGGAAGAATCAGGACAAATTTCGCTCTCAGGTAATGACTGGGAAGTCTTGTCAGAAGAGGATTTTGCCGCACTTCAACAGGAGAAAAAAGAGGCAAGTAATCCCTTTGCCCAATTGAACGGTCTATTTGACGAAAATTAATTCAAAAAAATAAACTAAAAATGTTTGACAATTTTAAAAATCTGTATTATTATATCATTAGAAGTTAATTTT
The DNA window shown above is from Streptococcus salivarius and carries:
- a CDS encoding DUF177 domain-containing protein, producing MIYLSEVRKSPEGLAFTEAPSLLESIKERYDQVLNLEQIQASGQVAYDNGLYLLDYQLSYDITLPSSRSLEPVTLSFNYPVSETFIQEADAALQKELVEENLVLILDGDTINLDESILDNILLNIPLRVLTPEEESGQISLSGNDWEVLSEEDFAALQQEKKEASNPFAQLNGLFDEN